One Mesoaciditoga lauensis cd-1655R = DSM 25116 genomic window, GTCAGAACGGATTCGCTCTTCTTTCCGTCTTCCTAATTCAAAATATGAGGCACGCTCAGACACTCATCCATGAGTGCTTCGCTTTCTCGGCACGTCCTTGTGCCTCTCAACCTCATATTTTGAATCCTCAGCCGGCGAGCTCATATGTTCTGACAAGTACTTCGAGGGTGAGGTTTAATCCTTTTTTGAAATACTTTGTAACATTGACGCACAGGTTGAGTAATATGAGGATTCAAATTCAGAAAAAATGTATGGGCCTCAACATGTCTGAAAGTCTTTTTTTGGTCAAAAACAATGTAGGGTTTATAATCTGAGAAATGCGAAGAATACGCTTTTTCATAAAGGAAGGGGATGGAGATGGCGGTAAGATTAAAGGGAAAAGATTTTGACATTGTTGCAAAAGCGGTAGTTTTCGACAAAGATGGCACTTTAACTCAAGGGCTAAAAGTCTGGAAGCGGATCTTTGAAAAACAAATGGAAGTATCGAAAGAGATGAACTTAAACATAGAAAGCGAAGCAAGAAAGTTGTTTGGCGTTGATATTGAAGAGCCATACATACCGCTTGCCATCGCTTACTCTTCGGAAGAAAAAACTCTTTTGGCAGCCTCGATTTGGCTTTCACATCACTTGCCGTGGGATGAGTGCAGGAATTTGGCTTCGGAAATGGTGAAAAGAGCTCTGGAAAAGATGACGGATGAAGAACTTTTTGAACCGGTTGATGGAGCTAGAGAAGCCATAGAAATGATCTCAAAATTCGTTCCCGTGGCGATAGCAACGTCTGATTCGCGGGAAAATGTGGAACGCCTACTCAAAAACTGGAATTTGGAAAGTAATGTCAATTACGTGATAACTTCGCAAGATGTGGAAGAGGGGAAACCGGCGCCGTACATGTTGCAAAAGGTTTGTAAAGTTTTTGATTTATGTTGCTCCGAAGTGGTCATGATAGGAGACAACAAAGTTGACGTGGAAATGGCAAAAAATGCGGGATCTAAGATAATCACCGTGGGAAACTTTTTGGAGGGTGCAAATGGCTGGATTAAGGATTTTAAAGAGCTCGACATTTCAAAAGCTTGAAGCCATTGTGCGCGCATGAAAAGAGGGGGCGAAAAAATGATGGATTTTCTGAACGAAAAATTATCGCTTGGGATCTTTCCGACTCCCATCGAACCGATGAAAAACATGTCGAAAGAATTGGGCGTGAATTTGTTTTTGAAGCGTGACGATTTGGATGAGTTTTTAGGTTCCGGCAACAAAGTTAGAAAGCTCGAGTATCTTCTTTACGAAGCGAAGAAAGACTCCTGCGATGTCGTTTTAAGCGCAGGGGGCATGCAGTCTAATCACTGCCGGGCAACGGCATATTTTTCACGCCGTTTGGGAATGGAGGTTGAACTCTTTCTGTTTGGTCAAAGCGAAATGCAAGGAAATCTTTTGATAGATAAATTGCTTGGCGCAAAGGTACATCCAATAACACACGAAGAGTACGCTAACGTTATGGAGCTGATGAACACCCGGGCAAAAGAATTGGAAGAAGCTGGTCATAGAGCTTACGTTATCCCACCTGGTGGTTCAAATGCAACTGGTTTACTTGGATATGCCAGTATGACGAAGGAATTGAAAGAATGGGAAGAAAAGCACGTAACGTTCGACTACGTCGTATGCGCGACTGGCACGGCTGGAACCATCGGCGGATTGGAACTCGGAAAGCAGATTTACGATGAAAAGTTCCAGGTTTTGGGAATAAACGTCACGAAAAAAGATGCCACTCAACTTGAAGAAAAAATGAAGGGTTTACTCAACGATTTCAATTCCAAATATGGAACTTCTTTCGAAGTGAAAGTTCCAGAAGTTGTGGATGGATACGTTGGCCAGGATTACGCTGTCGCTTCCGATGAGGATTTCAACGTGATAAAAGAAGTCGCTTTGAAGGACCAGGTGATATTCGATCCGGTTTACACGGCCAAAGCGTTCAAAGGCATGAAAGATTTGATCGTAAAGGGAAAGATTCCACACGATTCAAATGTTCTGTTCATTCATACCGGAGGAACGTTTGGGCTGTTTGCTTTTGCAAAACAACTACAATCTTACTTGGAGGGATAAAATTGAAGCTTTTGGAAAAATACAAAGATTTTCTTCCGATTTCTTCCAACACGCCGATGATAAGTTTGGGAGAAGGATTTACACCACTTGTAAAAACGAAACATCTTGGTGAGATGTTTGGAATAGATTTGTATTTGAAGTACGAAGGAACGAACCCTACCGGCTCGTTTAAGGATAGGGGAATGGTAATGGCCATCGCCAAAGCCATTGAAGAAGGTGCAAAGAGCGTTATATGTGCTTCAACCGGTAACACCTCGGCATCGGCGGCGGCTTACGCCGCAGCTTTCGATTTGAAAGCAGTTGTGGTTATACCGGCTGGGAAGATAGCCATGGGCAAGTTGGCGCAAGCGATGATATACGGGGCGAAGGTTGTCCAGGTCGATGGAAATTTCGACGATTGCTTAAAAATGGTAAAAAAAGTAAGTGAAGAGTATCCCGTTGTGCTTGTAAATTCTTTGAATCCGAACAGATTGGAAGGACAAAAAACGGCGGCTTTTGAAATCGTTGATACCTTGAAAAAGGCCCCGGATTATCATTTCTTGCCAGTCGGAAACGCGGGAAACATAACGGCTTATTGGATGGGATATACTCAATACCACAAAGCTTCTAAGATCTCTTCTCTTCCGAAGATGATGGGTTTTCAAGCGGAAGGGGCAGCTCCCATCGTTAGAGGGCATGTTGTGGAAAAACCTGAAACTATTGCCACGGCTATAAGGATAGGAAACCCCGCAAGCTGGAAAAAAGCCGAAAGAGCCCGTGATGAATCAAATGGCGTTATAGATATGGTAAGCGACGAGGAAATCCTACAAGCCCAAAAATTGATAGCATCAAAAGAAGGCATCTTTTGTGAGCCCGCCTCGGCCTCTTCGGTAGCAGGCGTTATAAAGATGGCTAAAAAAGGCATTTTCAAAGGTGGTGAATGTGTTGTTGCCACTTTAACGGGCAACGGTTTGAAAGATCCAAATGCCGTTTTAAATGAGGTTCCGGAAATATCCACCATTCCAAATGATTTGTCCGCTTTGGTGAAAGAGGTGGGATTTTGAGAAAGAAGGTAACCGTTTCTGCACCGGCCACGATAGCGAATCTCGGAAGTGGTTTTGACACGCTGGGAGTCGCTTTGGAATTGAGAAATTACGTATCTTTGGAAGAAAGCGATGAATTCGAAGTTGTGGAAAACGGCGAGAAGGTTCAAGGCAACGATCTTGTAGTAAAAGTGATAAAAGATTTCTTTAATGAGCGCAATCAGCCGGCGAAGGTAAAAATAACGAAAAAAAATTCAATTCCCATGAAAAAAGGCTTGGGTTCAAGCTCGGCTGCCATCGTATCGGCTTTGGGAGCGGCGATGGTTTTTTTCAACGAATTCGATAGGAATTTGCTCTTCGAAAGATCTGTTGAAATTGAAGGACACCCTGATAACGTTGCACCGGCCGTTTTTGGTGGGCTGCGTGTGAGTGCGAACATCTCTAACAAAAACATTTCCCTGGGGGTAAATGCGCCTTTTCAGCAAGTAGACGTTTTTGTGCCTCCATGTGAAATATCCACTGCTCAAGCGCGAAAGATACTGCCAAAGATGGTTCCTTTTTCTGACGCCATTTTCAACATTCAAAGGGTTGCCATGCTGTTGGCTTCCTCTTTTGAATCTGAAGAGGAAATATCGAAGGAATACTTCAAAGATAAGCTTCATCAACACAAACGCCTTTCACTTTGCAAAGATGTGCTGGATTTTTTTGAAAAAATGGATTCTGATATAACAAATCCCATCTTCGTGTGCGGATCCGGACCATCTATCGCCATAGT contains:
- a CDS encoding HAD family hydrolase, producing the protein MAVRLKGKDFDIVAKAVVFDKDGTLTQGLKVWKRIFEKQMEVSKEMNLNIESEARKLFGVDIEEPYIPLAIAYSSEEKTLLAASIWLSHHLPWDECRNLASEMVKRALEKMTDEELFEPVDGAREAIEMISKFVPVAIATSDSRENVERLLKNWNLESNVNYVITSQDVEEGKPAPYMLQKVCKVFDLCCSEVVMIGDNKVDVEMAKNAGSKIITVGNFLEGANGWIKDFKELDISKA
- a CDS encoding 1-aminocyclopropane-1-carboxylate deaminase/D-cysteine desulfhydrase — its product is MMDFLNEKLSLGIFPTPIEPMKNMSKELGVNLFLKRDDLDEFLGSGNKVRKLEYLLYEAKKDSCDVVLSAGGMQSNHCRATAYFSRRLGMEVELFLFGQSEMQGNLLIDKLLGAKVHPITHEEYANVMELMNTRAKELEEAGHRAYVIPPGGSNATGLLGYASMTKELKEWEEKHVTFDYVVCATGTAGTIGGLELGKQIYDEKFQVLGINVTKKDATQLEEKMKGLLNDFNSKYGTSFEVKVPEVVDGYVGQDYAVASDEDFNVIKEVALKDQVIFDPVYTAKAFKGMKDLIVKGKIPHDSNVLFIHTGGTFGLFAFAKQLQSYLEG
- the thrC gene encoding threonine synthase — its product is MKLKLLEKYKDFLPISSNTPMISLGEGFTPLVKTKHLGEMFGIDLYLKYEGTNPTGSFKDRGMVMAIAKAIEEGAKSVICASTGNTSASAAAYAAAFDLKAVVVIPAGKIAMGKLAQAMIYGAKVVQVDGNFDDCLKMVKKVSEEYPVVLVNSLNPNRLEGQKTAAFEIVDTLKKAPDYHFLPVGNAGNITAYWMGYTQYHKASKISSLPKMMGFQAEGAAPIVRGHVVEKPETIATAIRIGNPASWKKAERARDESNGVIDMVSDEEILQAQKLIASKEGIFCEPASASSVAGVIKMAKKGIFKGGECVVATLTGNGLKDPNAVLNEVPEISTIPNDLSALVKEVGF
- the thrB gene encoding homoserine kinase — its product is MRKKVTVSAPATIANLGSGFDTLGVALELRNYVSLEESDEFEVVENGEKVQGNDLVVKVIKDFFNERNQPAKVKITKKNSIPMKKGLGSSSAAIVSALGAAMVFFNEFDRNLLFERSVEIEGHPDNVAPAVFGGLRVSANISNKNISLGVNAPFQQVDVFVPPCEISTAQARKILPKMVPFSDAIFNIQRVAMLLASSFESEEEISKEYFKDKLHQHKRLSLCKDVLDFFEKMDSDITNPIFVCGSGPSIAIVGKNDVLPPEGWKKLPLNVSTEGFKVEEEE